The following proteins come from a genomic window of Corynebacterium falsenii:
- the casB gene encoding type I-E CRISPR-associated protein Cse2/CasB translates to MTFNFAQSRNLVGSHITTTIERLQRSLLEGHSSTSRAHLARMRRGTSSQTFDPTVTAVAFTDLPAELVGRSDDLSYAERSILSALSLYSVHQQSQSTAMHRRGRGFGQAIRDLIRLSPAEDYESSPVIRRYNALITSDSPDELLWHMRGLINQLRAAGISLDYGQLAEDLFSYHFDQPRRGVRLAWSRDLYAQNPSSEKPTEETSEHTA, encoded by the coding sequence ATGACATTTAATTTCGCACAATCGCGGAACCTCGTTGGATCACATATCACAACGACAATTGAACGGCTCCAGCGAAGCCTGCTCGAGGGGCATTCCTCGACGAGCCGTGCGCATCTTGCTCGCATGCGCAGGGGCACCAGCTCCCAAACGTTCGATCCAACAGTCACAGCAGTAGCATTCACAGACCTGCCTGCCGAACTCGTTGGCCGCAGTGACGATCTCAGCTACGCCGAACGTTCAATCCTCAGCGCGCTGTCTCTCTACTCCGTGCATCAACAGTCCCAATCCACTGCGATGCACCGACGCGGCAGGGGGTTTGGTCAAGCAATTCGGGATCTCATTCGTTTGAGCCCTGCCGAGGACTACGAGTCCAGCCCCGTTATTCGGCGGTACAACGCTCTCATCACGTCTGATTCTCCCGATGAGCTGCTATGGCACATGCGCGGACTAATAAATCAACTTCGCGCAGCTGGTATTTCGCTTGACTACGGCCAGTTGGCTGAAGACCTATTCAGCTACCACTTTGATCAACCTCGCCGAGGCGTACGCCTGGCGTGGTCCCGGGATCTGTACGCGCAAAACCCGTCATCCGAAAAACCGACTGAGGAAACTTCCGAGCACACCGCCTAA
- the casA gene encoding type I-E CRISPR-associated protein Cse1/CasA, with product MSENTAETDVSKFNLLTEPWITVLDQQGVERDISIHEALENGEEYQRLADPLETTNFAILRILLAILYRVWDADDLDDEDTALELWQSLWEAPTLLSDEVKSYLDEWSYRFNLRDPEYPFFQVPDLHTSKNSVGDLALLIPDVGALFSMRTEVSELTAAEAARALVHCQAYDFSGIKSGAVGDDRVKGGRGYPIGIGWAGWLGGTVLHGDNLKETLLLNFAPQHGPELAGHSGDDLPIWELPQLTSSARKEPRFDPKSPERTRATGPVELLTWPQRRIRLFWKDEKAIGVLISNGDPVGYTRQYGVEKMTPWRYSDPQSKKAKTLVYMPRAFDPGRALWRSLSGILPLARAQQAKSKFGANGTVDASKPPKTVEWLSTLLLDGQAGIDESKRIRVSTVSMSYGSQSSSYGTIATDSLSIGTALLAPEQEDLREAARSGVELSDQVAWETGNFYRKLVFAGSGEFPSDADDIRSRFYAAIDVPFREWLLTLTPSVAPSTAIDVWQKTLRSTAERVGRDLLDDVSPQAWAGRWHADSKFRITAGSAHLQFRRNLTKILGQVNPVDRNNEKEGSS from the coding sequence TTGTCTGAAAACACAGCTGAAACGGATGTCAGCAAATTCAACTTGCTCACTGAACCCTGGATCACCGTCCTGGACCAACAGGGCGTGGAACGCGACATCAGTATTCACGAGGCCTTGGAGAACGGCGAAGAGTATCAGCGGCTCGCGGATCCTCTGGAAACCACGAATTTCGCAATTCTGCGAATTCTTTTGGCGATTCTCTACAGAGTGTGGGATGCCGACGACCTCGACGATGAAGACACCGCCCTCGAGTTGTGGCAGTCACTGTGGGAAGCCCCCACCCTATTGTCTGACGAGGTCAAGTCTTATCTCGACGAGTGGTCTTACCGATTTAACCTGCGAGATCCCGAGTATCCCTTTTTCCAGGTACCTGATCTCCACACCTCGAAAAATTCGGTGGGCGATCTCGCTCTCCTCATACCGGACGTGGGTGCACTATTCAGCATGCGGACGGAGGTTTCAGAGCTGACGGCCGCGGAGGCCGCTAGAGCTCTCGTTCATTGCCAGGCCTACGATTTTTCCGGCATCAAGTCCGGTGCCGTCGGAGACGATCGCGTCAAAGGAGGTCGCGGATATCCCATTGGTATCGGCTGGGCTGGATGGCTTGGCGGCACCGTGCTTCACGGGGATAACCTCAAGGAAACACTTCTGCTGAACTTCGCGCCCCAACATGGCCCTGAGTTGGCTGGGCACTCCGGTGACGATCTCCCGATCTGGGAACTGCCTCAGCTCACCAGTAGTGCCCGGAAGGAACCGCGGTTCGACCCCAAGTCTCCGGAACGCACCCGCGCAACTGGCCCTGTGGAGCTTCTCACATGGCCACAGCGTCGCATCCGCCTGTTCTGGAAAGATGAAAAGGCAATTGGCGTGCTGATCTCGAACGGTGATCCGGTCGGTTATACCCGCCAATATGGTGTCGAGAAGATGACGCCGTGGAGGTACAGCGATCCCCAGTCCAAGAAGGCAAAAACTTTGGTCTACATGCCCCGGGCCTTTGACCCTGGTCGCGCCTTGTGGCGATCATTGTCCGGAATACTTCCCCTGGCTCGTGCTCAACAGGCTAAATCTAAGTTTGGAGCCAACGGAACGGTTGATGCCAGCAAACCGCCCAAGACGGTCGAGTGGCTCAGCACGCTTCTCCTCGATGGCCAAGCTGGGATTGACGAATCGAAGCGCATCCGAGTGTCCACCGTATCGATGAGCTACGGTAGCCAAAGCTCATCGTATGGAACCATTGCTACCGACAGTCTCAGTATTGGAACTGCCCTCCTAGCGCCAGAGCAGGAAGACCTGCGAGAAGCTGCACGCAGCGGCGTCGAACTATCCGACCAGGTTGCATGGGAGACGGGAAATTTCTACAGAAAGCTTGTCTTCGCTGGCTCAGGTGAATTCCCGTCAGACGCGGACGACATCCGCAGTCGTTTCTATGCAGCGATTGACGTGCCCTTCCGTGAATGGCTGTTGACACTCACACCGTCCGTTGCACCGTCCACGGCCATTGACGTGTGGCAGAAGACACTGCGCTCCACCGCAGAGAGGGTCGGTCGTGACTTGCTCGACGATGTCAGCCCTCAAGCATGGGCTGGGCGTTGGCATGCAGACTCCAAATTCCGAATCACGGCTGGAAGCGCTCATCTGCAATTCCGCCGTAATCTCACCAAGATCCTCGGACAAGTAAACCCAGTGGATCGCAACAACGAGAAGGAAGGTTCCTCATGA
- the cas3 gene encoding CRISPR-associated helicase Cas3', with product MTTVREAQPTTVFPQDDSHHAARTVEVCFHDEEFAETASRLIEASAAGGCVAAICNTVSRAQELYEYVKTQLPHNDADVVLLHSRFLSDHRFDRESDLVRLLGRHTAARPERLIVISTQIVEQGLDLDFDYMVSDLAPIDLLIQRIGRLHRHRNVDAVRSQTHKTARLDIIGSSIPDLDGEAPHFEPGLVAVYRKLPLLRTAATLQRHVKANGGLVTIPDDVEGLVSSTYTNHESPPAWREAYAAAEERERIFTERQHSGASHYLISPPSMKNLDSWSSALAPADEQLGCAQVRDADDSVEVVVVQRREGRVFALPHVQGLSDIPLDDLAEIDPPIAKRIAQCTVRLPSWSIRDEDIRILEEGGLDGWQHSRWLAGQLPMILDEDLSIELASTRFTYDLERGLLMGP from the coding sequence ATCACGACAGTAAGAGAGGCACAGCCGACCACAGTCTTTCCGCAAGATGATTCTCACCATGCTGCTAGAACGGTCGAGGTTTGCTTCCATGACGAGGAATTTGCTGAGACCGCTTCCCGTCTCATCGAAGCCAGCGCTGCAGGCGGGTGCGTAGCCGCGATCTGCAATACGGTTTCACGAGCTCAAGAACTCTACGAATACGTCAAGACCCAGTTACCTCACAACGATGCAGATGTGGTTCTTCTGCATTCCCGCTTCCTCTCGGATCACCGATTCGACCGGGAATCTGATCTTGTTCGACTACTGGGACGGCACACTGCAGCACGGCCCGAACGGCTCATCGTCATCTCCACTCAAATTGTCGAGCAGGGCCTAGATCTCGATTTCGACTACATGGTTTCAGATCTTGCACCGATAGATCTTTTGATTCAGCGTATCGGCAGGCTCCATCGACACCGAAATGTTGACGCGGTACGCTCGCAAACCCATAAAACGGCCCGCCTCGACATCATCGGATCGAGCATCCCCGACCTCGACGGGGAAGCTCCGCACTTCGAACCCGGCCTTGTGGCGGTATATCGAAAGCTCCCTCTCTTGCGCACTGCAGCTACGCTGCAGCGCCATGTGAAGGCCAACGGAGGACTCGTCACCATTCCCGACGATGTAGAAGGGCTGGTGAGCAGTACCTATACGAATCACGAAAGCCCCCCAGCATGGCGGGAAGCGTACGCGGCTGCAGAGGAGAGGGAACGGATTTTTACTGAGCGACAGCATTCTGGCGCTTCTCATTATCTTATTTCCCCACCAAGTATGAAAAATCTAGACTCTTGGTCGTCCGCACTCGCACCGGCAGATGAGCAACTCGGATGTGCGCAGGTCCGCGATGCCGATGACTCTGTCGAAGTAGTCGTTGTACAGCGTCGCGAAGGGCGCGTGTTTGCCTTGCCGCACGTTCAGGGGCTATCAGACATTCCGCTCGACGACCTAGCGGAAATCGATCCCCCAATCGCGAAGAGGATCGCTCAATGTACAGTTCGGCTTCCTAGCTGGTCCATTCGGGACGAGGATATTCGGATTCTTGAAGAAGGCGGCCTCGACGGATGGCAACATTCTCGATGGCTCGCTGGCCAGCTCCCCATGATTCTTGACGAAGATCTATCGATTGAGCTCGCGAGTACTCGCTTCACGTATGACCTTGAAAGGGGGCTTCTCATGGGGCCGTAA